In a genomic window of Terriglobia bacterium:
- a CDS encoding GNAT family protein: MGEKNFPRKIETERLILRPYRAGDALELLGLVDGNRLELIREFAQIAALQNREQMDNFILTKREQWEQRKNFCYGIWQKGAEQLIGQIQVKNITWEIPAAELSYFIGKESQRRGYASECIRAVVAMAFDELQFERIFVRILPSNVKSRAIAKKLGFQEEGLHRNAFRCGFGQLHDVYYLSATKGNH; encoded by the coding sequence AAACTTTCCGCGGAAAATCGAGACTGAGCGTCTCATCTTACGTCCCTATCGCGCTGGGGACGCTCTCGAGCTACTCGGGTTGGTGGATGGGAACCGCCTGGAACTGATTCGAGAATTCGCACAGATTGCGGCGCTGCAGAACCGGGAACAGATGGATAACTTCATTCTCACCAAGCGCGAGCAGTGGGAACAGCGCAAAAACTTCTGCTATGGGATCTGGCAGAAGGGTGCCGAGCAACTGATCGGGCAAATACAGGTAAAGAACATTACGTGGGAGATACCGGCAGCTGAATTGAGCTATTTCATTGGCAAGGAATCGCAACGGCGTGGATACGCGAGCGAGTGTATTCGCGCGGTTGTTGCAATGGCTTTCGACGAACTTCAATTTGAACGAATCTTCGTACGGATTCTTCCATCCAATGTGAAAAGTCGTGCGATCGCGAAGAAGCTCGGTTTTCAGGAAGAAGGTCTGCACAGAAACGCATTCCGTTGTGGATTCGGGCAATTGCACGACGTTTACTATCTGTCGGCTACCAAAGGAAATCACTGA
- a CDS encoding antibiotic biosynthesis monooxygenase family protein codes for MAVTLVNCFEVPTGREDEFFTLWQEVNEYMRAQPGYLGHTLYRAVNPDASFRFVNVANWESAGHFRASHSDEFRKLVSRPEWTAFTSKPGLYEVVHKGEAQAAAAG; via the coding sequence ATGGCCGTAACGCTTGTTAACTGTTTTGAGGTGCCCACCGGTCGAGAGGACGAATTCTTCACCCTGTGGCAGGAAGTGAATGAGTACATGCGTGCGCAGCCCGGGTATCTGGGCCACACACTCTATCGCGCAGTGAACCCTGATGCTTCGTTTCGTTTCGTCAACGTCGCCAATTGGGAATCCGCCGGGCACTTCCGCGCCTCGCACAGCGACGAATTTCGAAAATTAGTCAGCCGACCTGAATGGACCGCTTTTACCTCCAAACCTGGACTTTACGAGGTCGTACACAAGGGCGAGGCGCAAGCCGCAGCAGCAGGATAA
- a CDS encoding ATP-binding protein yields MTKDLQIRFAAILLGILTVTAVVFAWINYEKETQWESPVDGVWWVEHDGRVMAQRVDPAGPGDKAGIKVGDQLVAINGAQVHRTADAVRQMYRTGVWKQATYSVVRDGIRVDIQGVLLAPADRSFNLGLRIIALIYLGIGLYVLLRRWTAPKSTHFYLFCLVSFIFYSFKYTGKLNQFDLSIYWGNVVAWLLQPALFVHFALTFPEKKVSLARRNWLAWLIYIPGALLLAMHFFFVQMTPPSELVRWNLDRIQMVYLTGYYIWAAVVLFQSYRNSRTPLMRQQMKWVTRGTVLSVAPFTLFYVIPYLMGASPSFAMKFSVLSLVFVPLTFGYAIFRYRLMDVDLIFKRGMAYTLAAATIAGIYFAAVGMTAELFHKNFPSMGPSGLIAAIVVTALLFDPFKNYITDRLDKIFYRKRYDFRKTLLEFGRDLNSETDLDRLLSMVIDRLSRTLEIDRIAIFTATDNEFGDSFVLAKSFGIAQTTALDLSFLADRPEYQSGHLFFDNTHQAVRETESAQQTIQKLDLNYYIPCTVMNKTIAVLGMGKTSEGDFLSSEDVELLETLAGYIGIAIQNARLYDSLATKVQQYERLKEFNENIVESINVGIFTLDLDDRIESWNAQMEVMYALPRAEAIRRPISEVLPASFCEEFYRVRQNAGIHNLYKFRLGTTAGDTRTCNIAIAPLVTRDFSAVGRVVIVDDITERMDLEAQLAQSDKMSSIGLLAAGVAHEVNTPLAVISSYAQMLAKQLQGDERRSALLDKITRQTFRASEIVNNLLNFSRTSGTEFKPVDLNKIIHDTLALLEHQFKTAGIKVQGDLTTGLPPIQGNAGKLQQVFLNLFLNAKDAMPKGGTLSVATTNGRAVHVTVGDTGEGIAAEHIHRIYDPFFTTKNRPKQGNSGGTGLGLSVTYGIIQEHAGKIRVESKPGEGTRFFMEFPMIRKAVNV; encoded by the coding sequence ATGACCAAGGATCTGCAAATCCGGTTCGCGGCCATCCTCCTCGGAATCCTCACCGTCACCGCGGTAGTCTTCGCCTGGATCAATTACGAAAAAGAAACCCAGTGGGAATCGCCCGTCGATGGCGTGTGGTGGGTAGAGCACGATGGCCGCGTAATGGCACAGCGCGTCGACCCCGCCGGTCCGGGCGACAAGGCAGGAATTAAGGTCGGAGACCAACTGGTCGCTATCAACGGCGCACAGGTTCATCGAACTGCCGATGCGGTTCGGCAGATGTACCGCACTGGTGTCTGGAAGCAGGCGACGTACTCGGTCGTGCGTGATGGCATTCGCGTTGATATTCAAGGCGTCCTGCTGGCTCCGGCCGACCGCTCGTTCAATCTTGGCCTGCGAATCATCGCGCTGATTTATCTCGGCATCGGACTGTATGTCCTCCTCAGGCGCTGGACTGCGCCGAAGTCGACGCACTTCTACCTGTTCTGCCTGGTTTCATTCATCTTCTACTCGTTCAAATACACGGGGAAGCTGAACCAGTTTGACCTTAGTATCTACTGGGGCAATGTCGTTGCGTGGCTGTTGCAGCCGGCGCTGTTCGTGCATTTCGCGCTGACCTTCCCTGAAAAGAAGGTGTCCCTGGCGCGAAGAAATTGGCTGGCGTGGCTGATTTACATACCGGGCGCGCTACTCCTGGCGATGCACTTCTTCTTCGTGCAAATGACACCGCCGAGCGAACTGGTCCGCTGGAACCTCGACCGCATCCAGATGGTTTACCTCACGGGGTATTACATTTGGGCCGCCGTGGTGCTGTTCCAAAGCTATCGCAATTCGCGCACGCCGCTGATGCGCCAGCAGATGAAGTGGGTGACGCGCGGCACGGTCCTTTCAGTCGCGCCCTTCACGCTCTTCTATGTCATTCCGTACCTGATGGGCGCATCACCGTCCTTCGCGATGAAGTTCTCGGTGCTGTCGCTGGTTTTCGTGCCGCTGACTTTCGGCTACGCGATCTTCCGCTACCGGTTGATGGATGTGGACCTGATCTTCAAGCGGGGCATGGCCTATACGCTGGCAGCGGCAACGATTGCAGGAATCTACTTCGCGGCCGTCGGCATGACAGCCGAGTTGTTCCACAAGAATTTCCCGAGCATGGGCCCGTCGGGATTGATCGCCGCGATCGTGGTGACGGCGCTGCTCTTCGATCCATTCAAAAACTACATCACCGACCGGCTCGACAAGATCTTCTACCGCAAGCGTTACGATTTCCGTAAAACGCTGCTGGAATTTGGCCGCGATTTGAACTCCGAAACGGATCTCGACCGGTTGCTGTCGATGGTCATTGACCGCCTGTCCCGCACCCTGGAAATCGACCGCATCGCGATCTTTACGGCGACGGATAATGAGTTCGGGGACAGCTTCGTGCTTGCGAAGTCGTTCGGCATCGCGCAAACAACGGCGCTCGACCTGAGCTTCCTCGCCGATCGCCCTGAATACCAGTCCGGGCACCTGTTCTTCGACAACACCCACCAGGCGGTTCGGGAAACCGAGAGCGCGCAGCAGACGATCCAGAAGCTCGACCTGAATTACTACATTCCCTGCACGGTGATGAACAAGACGATTGCCGTGCTCGGCATGGGCAAGACGAGCGAAGGCGACTTCCTGTCAAGCGAAGACGTCGAGTTGCTCGAAACGTTGGCCGGATACATCGGGATCGCCATTCAGAATGCTCGGCTGTACGATTCACTCGCGACCAAGGTGCAGCAGTACGAACGCCTGAAAGAGTTCAACGAGAACATCGTCGAATCGATCAACGTTGGTATCTTCACGCTCGATCTCGACGACCGTATCGAATCCTGGAACGCGCAGATGGAAGTGATGTATGCCCTGCCGCGCGCCGAAGCCATCCGCCGGCCGATCAGCGAAGTTCTCCCGGCAAGCTTCTGCGAGGAGTTCTACCGCGTCCGGCAGAATGCGGGCATCCACAATCTTTACAAGTTCCGCCTGGGCACCACGGCGGGCGATACGCGCACCTGCAATATCGCGATCGCCCCACTCGTCACCCGCGACTTCAGCGCTGTGGGCCGCGTGGTGATCGTAGACGATATCACCGAGCGCATGGATCTCGAGGCGCAACTGGCGCAGTCCGACAAGATGTCGTCGATCGGTCTGCTGGCCGCCGGCGTCGCGCACGAGGTCAACACACCGCTGGCCGTCATCTCTTCGTACGCGCAGATGCTCGCCAAGCAGTTGCAGGGCGACGAGAGACGCTCTGCCCTGCTGGACAAGATCACGCGGCAGACCTTCCGTGCGTCGGAGATCGTTAACAATCTGCTGAACTTCTCTCGCACCAGCGGCACCGAGTTCAAGCCGGTGGACCTGAATAAGATCATTCACGACACGCTGGCGCTGCTGGAACATCAGTTCAAAACCGCGGGGATCAAGGTACAGGGGGACTTAACAACCGGCTTGCCGCCGATCCAGGGCAACGCCGGGAAGCTGCAACAGGTCTTCCTGAACCTGTTCCTGAACGCGAAAGATGCGATGCCCAAAGGGGGCACTCTCAGCGTTGCGACGACGAATGGTCGCGCCGTGCACGTCACCGTAGGCGATACCGGCGAAGGCATCGCGGCGGAACACATTCACCGGATCTACGATCCGTTCTTCACGACCAAGAACCGGCCGAAGCAGGGCAACAGCGGCGGCACCGGACTTGGGCTCTCGGTTACCTACGGCATCATCCAGGAGCATGCCGGGAAGATTCGCGTTGAGAGCAAGCCTGGCGAAGGCACGCGGTTCTTCATGGAATTCCCAATGATTCGAAAGGCGGTCAATGTCTGA
- a CDS encoding sigma-54 dependent transcriptional regulator translates to MSDVLVSRPPNAQNGATAGTILIIDDEFEIRESLQTLLEMEGYAVEVAEDGEQGLNQIATRPFDLVLLDFALPDRNGIEILRDIRERAPELAVIMITAYGTVENAVNAMQGGAVNFIQKPWQNEKLLADVAAAIGRRRAEEENIQLKRILNKRYRFENIVGKSEPMQKIYDLVQQVAPSRSTILLNGESGTGKELIAKAIHINSPRKDRPFIPVNTGSMPADLLESTLFGHVKGAFTSAVASKKGLFEVADKGTLFLDEIGTMSMETQAKILRVLQDRKFMHLGGIHEVQVDVRIVAATNVDLRQAVKDGKFREDLFYRLNVITIDLPPLRNRKEDIPLLVDHFVKRFCEENQKPLLTVTSAVLHALMDYNFPGNVRELENVMERAVVLASGTMVTPDLLPDSIVGRSSTLDLIGSRPDASLFDIMEDAERRIISEMLEKCAWNQTEAAKRFRIPLSTLNQKIKRLGIELDKRNGNGREATA, encoded by the coding sequence ATGTCTGACGTACTGGTTTCCCGCCCTCCCAACGCCCAGAACGGCGCAACGGCGGGGACGATCCTCATCATCGATGACGAGTTTGAAATCCGCGAGTCGCTGCAAACGTTGCTCGAAATGGAAGGCTACGCCGTGGAGGTCGCGGAGGACGGCGAACAGGGCCTGAACCAGATCGCCACGCGTCCCTTCGATCTCGTGCTGCTCGACTTCGCGCTTCCCGACCGGAACGGCATCGAAATTTTGCGCGACATTCGCGAGCGCGCGCCCGAACTCGCCGTCATCATGATCACCGCGTATGGCACGGTGGAAAACGCCGTTAACGCCATGCAGGGCGGTGCAGTCAACTTCATCCAGAAACCGTGGCAAAACGAAAAGCTGCTGGCCGACGTAGCCGCTGCGATCGGTCGTCGGCGCGCGGAAGAAGAAAATATCCAGCTCAAGCGCATTCTCAACAAGCGCTACCGCTTTGAGAACATCGTCGGCAAGAGCGAGCCGATGCAGAAGATTTACGACCTGGTGCAACAGGTCGCGCCGAGCCGGAGCACCATCCTGCTGAACGGCGAGAGCGGCACCGGCAAGGAACTGATCGCGAAGGCGATTCACATCAACTCGCCGCGCAAGGATCGCCCGTTCATTCCTGTCAATACCGGGTCCATGCCGGCCGACCTGCTGGAATCGACGCTTTTCGGCCACGTAAAGGGCGCTTTCACCAGCGCGGTGGCAAGCAAAAAGGGCCTGTTCGAAGTCGCGGATAAGGGCACGCTTTTCCTCGACGAAATCGGAACGATGTCGATGGAGACACAGGCGAAGATCCTGCGCGTCTTGCAGGACCGCAAATTCATGCACCTGGGCGGCATTCACGAAGTGCAGGTCGACGTCCGAATCGTCGCCGCGACGAACGTCGATCTCCGCCAGGCTGTGAAGGACGGCAAGTTCCGCGAGGACCTCTTCTATCGCCTGAACGTTATCACCATCGATCTGCCGCCGCTGCGCAATCGCAAGGAAGACATCCCGCTGCTGGTCGACCACTTCGTAAAACGCTTCTGCGAAGAGAATCAAAAGCCGCTACTCACGGTGACCTCCGCAGTACTGCACGCGCTGATGGATTACAACTTCCCCGGCAACGTTCGCGAGTTGGAAAACGTGATGGAGCGCGCGGTGGTGCTGGCCTCCGGAACGATGGTCACGCCGGACCTGCTGCCGGACAGCATTGTGGGCCGAAGTTCCACACTGGACCTGATCGGCTCGCGGCCTGACGCTTCCCTGTTTGACATCATGGAAGACGCCGAGCGCCGCATCATAAGCGAGATGCTGGAAAAATGTGCGTGGAACCAGACTGAAGCCGCCAAGCGCTTCCGTATCCCGCTCTCCACGCTGAACCAGAAGATCAAGCGTCTCGGTATAGAACTCGATAAGCGCAACGGCAACGGCCGCGAAGCTACCGCGTAA
- a CDS encoding DUF2339 domain-containing protein: MSKVDDELAALRAQVATLTSRIYRLEQQAGIPSEQPVPPFRAPAPVIPAPTPSPRLPAHPSAREPHPGGLESRIGQLWLNRIGIIATLIGISYFIKYAFDNNWIGASAIIALGLIGGVALIAWSELFRRKGFAGFSYSLKAIGIGTLYLSLWGACQVYQLIPAAVSFVAMIAVTIFTMFLALKQDAEILAGFAMLGGFATPILLSTGQNQEVVLFSYVCLLDLAVLAMVARKPWRRLLVGSFIGTIILYWVWEFSYYSGPQRPLTVFYAVLFAAIFAVIPLLTPLTRSRWHQGFSITLTVLPLANAAQLFAALYAMYDQDQPTLAWYAAGLTVVYVLLGFQLKRRAGEPDVVHLVDLIHATIAFTFATLYVPLAFQAHWITIGWLIESGLLLFVASRIKTDFLRYLATATLPLAIVRLLFFESFQVQTVMLNERFATYLVAIGVLGAIVAAGYRNASPREMPFVRAAAVLLNVLALVALTLEASDYFNRELAAWFRTHNVVSHAGTQQIIFQRNLSFSAIWLAYGAALMIYGFWKMSSFVRWQALVLIAFTVGKVFLYDVSELQQGYRIVSFIALGIVLMVLSYAYQRDWLKLSSAR, encoded by the coding sequence ATGTCCAAGGTTGACGACGAACTGGCTGCTCTGCGGGCCCAGGTAGCTACCCTGACCTCACGCATCTATCGTCTCGAGCAGCAAGCAGGAATTCCGTCGGAGCAACCGGTGCCTCCGTTTCGAGCGCCAGCGCCAGTGATCCCCGCGCCAACACCTTCGCCAAGGCTGCCGGCTCATCCCTCAGCGCGCGAGCCCCACCCCGGAGGCCTCGAGAGTAGGATCGGGCAGCTCTGGCTCAATCGCATCGGCATCATTGCCACCCTCATCGGCATTTCCTATTTCATCAAGTACGCATTCGATAACAACTGGATCGGTGCGTCGGCGATCATCGCGCTTGGACTGATTGGCGGTGTTGCGCTGATCGCATGGAGCGAGCTGTTTCGGCGAAAAGGGTTCGCGGGTTTCTCCTATTCCCTGAAGGCGATCGGCATCGGCACCCTCTATCTATCGCTCTGGGGTGCCTGTCAGGTCTACCAACTTATACCCGCAGCGGTTTCGTTCGTGGCAATGATCGCCGTGACGATCTTCACAATGTTCCTCGCCCTCAAGCAGGACGCGGAAATCCTCGCGGGGTTTGCGATGCTCGGCGGCTTTGCCACTCCTATCCTGCTCTCAACCGGGCAGAACCAGGAGGTGGTTCTCTTCTCCTACGTGTGCCTGCTCGATCTTGCCGTGCTCGCAATGGTGGCGCGGAAGCCGTGGCGGCGCTTGCTGGTCGGCAGTTTCATCGGCACGATCATTCTCTACTGGGTTTGGGAATTTTCGTATTACAGCGGCCCGCAGCGCCCCCTGACGGTGTTCTACGCGGTGCTATTCGCCGCGATCTTCGCTGTCATTCCGCTGCTCACGCCGCTCACACGCTCGCGCTGGCACCAGGGCTTCTCGATCACGCTCACCGTCCTGCCGCTCGCAAATGCCGCGCAGTTGTTCGCGGCCCTCTACGCCATGTACGACCAGGACCAGCCCACGCTTGCCTGGTACGCCGCCGGACTGACAGTCGTTTATGTTCTCCTGGGATTTCAACTCAAGCGCCGCGCCGGCGAGCCTGACGTCGTCCACCTCGTCGATCTCATTCACGCGACAATCGCTTTCACATTCGCCACACTTTACGTGCCTCTGGCGTTCCAAGCACACTGGATCACTATCGGGTGGCTTATCGAATCGGGCCTGCTGCTGTTCGTGGCCAGCCGCATCAAGACCGATTTCTTACGTTATCTCGCGACCGCGACCTTACCCCTCGCGATCGTTCGCCTGCTATTTTTCGAGAGCTTCCAGGTTCAAACCGTCATGCTCAACGAACGCTTCGCGACTTACCTCGTAGCGATCGGGGTTCTCGGTGCAATCGTTGCTGCCGGGTATCGGAACGCGAGTCCGCGCGAAATGCCGTTTGTGCGTGCTGCGGCAGTGCTGCTGAACGTGCTGGCCCTCGTCGCACTCACACTCGAAGCCTCCGACTATTTCAACCGCGAACTTGCCGCGTGGTTCCGCACGCACAACGTCGTCTCCCATGCCGGGACCCAGCAGATCATTTTCCAGCGGAACCTCAGCTTCTCTGCGATCTGGCTCGCTTACGGTGCCGCGCTGATGATTTACGGCTTCTGGAAGATGTCGTCATTTGTGCGCTGGCAGGCTTTGGTGCTGATCGCCTTCACCGTCGGAAAGGTCTTTCTCTACGACGTTTCAGAACTACAGCAGGGGTACCGCATCGTGAGCTTTATCGCGCTGGGAATCGTGCTTATGGTGCTGTCCTACGCGTATCAACGCGATTGGCTGAAACTGTCATCCGCACGTTGA
- a CDS encoding amidohydrolase family protein produces MLTDCHIHISPIEMFRPEALATMKRKRANFAQIEEFSRSPKAFLAHLDACGVDRAVLINYVAPEIIGFTPEVNEWIARYVQADPKRLLSCGSIHPKHSPNVLADMEQIVRLGIRLIKIHPPHQLLYPNDYLHGTKELEIIYSAAEANGIPVMIHTGTSIFPGARNKYGDPIYVDDVAVDFPKLKILLAHGGRPLWMDTAFFLVRRHPNVYLDISGNPPKSLLKYFPRLEEIAHKSLFGTDWPGPGVPDIKGNLDDFRALPLSEEVKRRILVGTAKEIWG; encoded by the coding sequence TTGCTCACCGACTGTCACATACATATTTCGCCCATAGAAATGTTTCGACCCGAGGCGCTGGCGACGATGAAGCGCAAGCGAGCGAACTTCGCGCAGATCGAGGAGTTCTCGCGCTCGCCGAAGGCGTTCCTCGCGCATCTTGATGCGTGCGGCGTGGATCGTGCCGTACTCATCAACTACGTCGCGCCGGAGATCATCGGGTTCACACCCGAGGTCAACGAGTGGATTGCGCGATACGTGCAGGCCGACCCGAAGCGCCTCTTATCGTGCGGCAGCATCCACCCGAAGCATTCGCCCAACGTGCTGGCCGACATGGAGCAGATCGTCCGCCTCGGCATTCGGCTGATCAAGATCCACCCGCCGCACCAGTTGCTCTATCCCAACGATTACCTGCACGGAACGAAGGAACTGGAGATCATTTATAGTGCCGCCGAGGCGAACGGCATCCCGGTGATGATTCATACGGGTACATCGATTTTTCCTGGCGCGCGCAACAAGTACGGAGACCCGATTTACGTCGACGATGTCGCCGTCGATTTCCCAAAGCTGAAAATCCTGCTGGCGCACGGGGGACGGCCACTGTGGATGGATACCGCATTCTTCCTGGTGCGGCGGCATCCTAACGTATATCTCGACATCAGCGGGAACCCGCCGAAATCGCTGCTCAAGTATTTTCCGCGGCTGGAGGAAATCGCACACAAGTCGCTGTTCGGCACGGATTGGCCTGGGCCGGGCGTGCCGGATATAAAAGGCAATCTCGACGATTTCCGCGCGCTGCCGCTGAGTGAAGAAGTAAAGCGGCGGATTCTGGTCGGAACTGCGAAGGAGATTTGGGGATAA
- the msrA gene encoding peptide-methionine (S)-S-oxide reductase MsrA: MSYEKATFGAGCFWGVEADFREIPGVVDAAVGYEGGTFENPTYHDVCTDRTGHAEVVEVTFDPARVSYDTLLARFWKLHNPTTKNRQGPDVGTQYRSVIFFHSPEQEAAAKASKQAAQAQFQNPIVTEIVPAQTFYRAEDYHQQYLAKRGMRHCHI, translated from the coding sequence ATGTCTTACGAAAAAGCTACTTTTGGGGCGGGGTGTTTCTGGGGCGTAGAAGCTGATTTCCGCGAAATTCCAGGTGTGGTCGACGCAGCAGTCGGCTATGAGGGCGGAACGTTCGAGAATCCGACCTACCACGACGTGTGCACCGACCGCACCGGTCATGCCGAGGTTGTCGAGGTGACGTTCGATCCCGCTCGTGTATCGTATGACACTCTGCTCGCCCGTTTTTGGAAGCTGCATAACCCGACGACAAAGAACCGCCAGGGCCCGGATGTCGGAACGCAATATCGTTCGGTCATCTTCTTCCATTCACCGGAGCAGGAAGCTGCAGCAAAGGCTTCAAAGCAGGCGGCCCAGGCGCAGTTCCAGAACCCAATCGTGACCGAGATTGTCCCCGCGCAGACTTTCTACCGCGCAGAAGATTATCACCAGCAATACCTGGCGAAGCGCGGAATGAGACATTGTCATATCTAG